The Janthinobacterium lividum genome has a window encoding:
- a CDS encoding cation diffusion facilitator family transporter: MQPTHTEHDATHLHAHLKGDAKHTHSFEGRSQSILAWALGLTLSFAGIEVAAGFMSNSLALISDAGHMVTDAAALGLALLAQLIARRPPSPRHSFGFGRAEALAAFVNGLAMLCVVGWICYEAVLRFSAPQPVKGGMVFIVAFIGLAINLVVAWVLSKDKQSVNTRAALVHVMGDLLGSVAAIVAGAVIYFTGWMQIDPLLSVLVSLLILKSTFGVLKESYHFLMEGVPMHIDYIQVGADVEQVDGVIAVHDLHVWDMSPGQPALIGHVEIEHLDHWPKVLRAIKKMLLAKHGIDHITLQPETAAMAGLHQGDKTH, from the coding sequence ATGCAGCCGACGCACACCGAACACGACGCCACCCATTTGCACGCCCACCTGAAAGGCGACGCCAAGCACACCCATTCGTTCGAAGGGCGCAGCCAGAGCATCCTCGCGTGGGCGCTGGGGCTGACCCTGTCGTTTGCCGGTATCGAGGTGGCGGCCGGCTTCATGTCCAATTCGCTGGCCCTGATTTCCGACGCGGGCCACATGGTCACGGATGCGGCCGCGCTGGGCCTGGCCCTGCTGGCGCAACTCATCGCGCGCCGCCCGCCCTCGCCGCGCCACTCGTTCGGCTTTGGCCGCGCCGAAGCGCTGGCCGCCTTTGTCAACGGCCTGGCCATGCTGTGCGTGGTGGGCTGGATCTGTTATGAAGCCGTGCTGCGCTTTTCCGCCCCGCAACCCGTCAAGGGCGGCATGGTCTTCATCGTCGCCTTCATCGGCCTGGCGATCAACCTGGTGGTGGCGTGGGTCCTGTCGAAAGACAAGCAAAGCGTGAACACGCGCGCCGCCCTCGTCCACGTGATGGGCGATTTGCTCGGCTCGGTCGCCGCCATCGTCGCCGGCGCCGTGATTTACTTTACGGGCTGGATGCAGATTGACCCGCTGCTATCCGTGCTGGTATCCCTGCTGATCCTGAAATCCACCTTTGGGGTATTGAAAGAGTCCTACCACTTCCTGATGGAAGGCGTGCCCATGCACATCGATTACATCCAGGTGGGCGCTGACGTGGAACAAGTGGATGGCGTGATTGCCGTGCACGATCTGCATGTGTGGGATATGTCGCCCGGCCAGCCAGCCCTGATCGGCCACGTGGAAATCGAGCACCTCGACCATTGGCCCAAGGTCTTGCGGGCGATCAAGAAGATGCTGTTAGCCAAACACGGCATCGATCACATCACCTTGCAGCCGGAGACGGCGGCGATGGCGGGCTTGCATCAAGGCGACAAGACGCATTAA
- a CDS encoding bifunctional (p)ppGpp synthetase/guanosine-3',5'-bis(diphosphate) 3'-pyrophosphohydrolase: MVSISAPNSVTSEQLVEGLSAPDSARVLDALAYATEAYGDKLTFAGRSALEFALGVATTLAFLRSDAETRIAGLMFELTLLEPDTAADIEPRFGKQVCDLATGVRQLIRLRALTQAQHGSAAGRGKNAAQQAVAQVETLRKMLLAMASDMRVVLVRLAACVTTLRYFAELKLFNEMTREYGKETLDLYAPLANRLGIWQLKWELEDLSFRFIEPEAYKRIAKMLEEKRMMREGFVSSAILRLQTELASAGIQAEVFGRPKHIYSIWNKMRGKELDFTALYDVRAFRVIVADVKTCYTVLGVVHNIWTPIPKEFDDYISRPKPNGYQSLHTVVTAEDGRPLEVQIRTNEMHSFAEYGVAAHWRYKEEGGSNFAGQKYDEKIAWLRQLLAWKTEVADAVVGQEEIQREWVEKLKSATLDDRIFVMTPQARVLELPVGATPVDFAYHLHTDVGHRCRGAKVDGIMVPLNTQLKNGQTCEIITAKGAPGTAGPSRDWLSAGYAVSTRTRSKIRAWFHAIDMQETLAHGRALVEKSLQREGKTAVNLEALAQKLGFAKVDELFLSVGKDEFSLRHVEQALHDNGEVVVPEDAVLVGKSRASSVEQGAKSGVLVVGTEGLMTVLAKCCKPAPPDSIVGFVTRGKGVSIHRATCKNFEEMRAKSPERVIFTEWGSTGGHDTVYPVDIFILAGDRQGLLRDISEIFSREKINVIGVNTQSAKGQARMTFTAEISSTAQLLKALNVIKDVSGVLEARRS; encoded by the coding sequence ATGGTTTCCATCTCGGCCCCGAATAGCGTCACCTCGGAACAACTGGTAGAGGGCTTGAGTGCGCCGGACAGCGCGCGCGTGCTGGATGCGCTCGCGTATGCCACCGAAGCGTATGGCGACAAGCTGACCTTTGCCGGCCGCTCCGCGCTGGAGTTCGCTCTCGGCGTTGCCACCACCCTCGCTTTCCTGCGCAGCGATGCGGAAACGCGCATCGCCGGACTGATGTTCGAGCTGACCCTGCTGGAACCCGATACGGCGGCCGATATCGAACCGCGCTTCGGCAAGCAGGTGTGCGACCTGGCAACAGGCGTGCGCCAGCTGATCCGCTTGCGCGCGCTGACCCAGGCGCAGCACGGCAGCGCTGCCGGTCGCGGCAAGAATGCGGCGCAGCAAGCCGTGGCCCAGGTGGAAACCTTGCGCAAGATGCTGCTGGCGATGGCGTCCGACATGCGTGTCGTGCTGGTGCGCCTGGCCGCTTGCGTGACGACCTTGCGCTATTTCGCCGAATTAAAGCTGTTCAATGAAATGACGCGCGAATATGGCAAGGAAACGCTGGACCTGTACGCGCCGCTGGCCAACCGCCTCGGCATCTGGCAACTGAAGTGGGAACTGGAAGATTTGTCGTTCCGCTTCATCGAGCCGGAAGCGTATAAACGCATCGCCAAGATGCTGGAAGAAAAGCGCATGATGCGCGAGGGCTTTGTTTCCTCGGCGATCTTGCGCCTGCAGACGGAACTGGCTTCGGCCGGTATCCAGGCGGAAGTATTTGGCCGCCCGAAACACATTTACAGCATCTGGAACAAGATGCGCGGCAAGGAACTTGATTTCACGGCCCTGTACGACGTGCGCGCCTTCCGCGTTATCGTTGCCGACGTGAAAACCTGCTACACGGTGCTGGGCGTGGTCCACAATATCTGGACCCCCATCCCGAAAGAATTCGACGATTACATTTCGCGGCCGAAACCCAATGGGTACCAGTCGCTGCACACGGTGGTCACGGCCGAGGATGGCCGCCCGCTGGAAGTACAAATCCGCACCAATGAAATGCACAGCTTTGCCGAATACGGCGTGGCCGCGCATTGGCGCTACAAGGAAGAAGGCGGCTCGAACTTTGCTGGCCAGAAATACGACGAAAAGATCGCCTGGCTGCGCCAGCTGCTGGCGTGGAAAACCGAGGTCGCCGACGCCGTCGTGGGGCAGGAGGAAATCCAGCGCGAATGGGTGGAAAAGTTGAAATCCGCCACCCTGGACGACCGCATCTTCGTCATGACGCCGCAGGCGAGGGTGCTGGAGCTGCCCGTGGGCGCCACGCCCGTTGACTTTGCGTATCACCTGCATACGGACGTGGGCCACCGCTGCCGCGGCGCCAAGGTCGACGGCATCATGGTGCCCCTGAATACTCAGCTGAAGAACGGCCAGACTTGCGAAATCATCACGGCCAAAGGTGCGCCGGGCACGGCCGGGCCATCGCGTGACTGGCTCAGCGCCGGCTATGCCGTCAGCACGCGCACGCGCTCGAAAATTCGCGCCTGGTTCCATGCCATCGACATGCAGGAAACCCTGGCCCACGGCCGCGCGCTGGTGGAGAAATCCCTGCAGCGCGAAGGCAAGACGGCCGTCAACCTCGAAGCGCTGGCGCAAAAGCTGGGCTTTGCGAAAGTCGACGAGCTGTTCCTGTCCGTCGGCAAGGATGAATTCAGCCTGCGCCACGTGGAGCAGGCGCTGCACGACAATGGCGAAGTGGTGGTGCCGGAAGATGCAGTGCTGGTCGGAAAAAGTCGCGCTTCTAGCGTGGAGCAGGGCGCCAAGTCCGGCGTGCTGGTCGTGGGAACCGAAGGCTTGATGACGGTGCTGGCCAAGTGCTGCAAGCCGGCGCCGCCAGACAGCATCGTCGGCTTTGTGACGCGCGGCAAGGGCGTCTCGATCCACCGCGCCACATGTAAAAACTTCGAGGAAATGCGCGCCAAGTCGCCCGAAAGGGTGATCTTCACGGAATGGGGCAGCACGGGCGGGCACGACACCGTGTACCCGGTCGACATCTTCATTCTCGCAGGCGACCGCCAGGGCTTGCTGCGCGACATCTCCGAAATTTTCTCACGCGAAAAGATCAACGTCATCGGCGTCAACACCCAAAGCGCCAAGGGTCAGGCCCGCATGACCTTTACGGCCGAGATCAGCTCGACGGCGCAGTTGTTGAAGGCCTTGAATGTGATCAAGGATGTCAGTGGCGTGCTGGAGGCTCGCAGAAGTTAG
- a CDS encoding RidA family protein: MEITRLHVGKRLSEVAIHNNTIYLAGQIAEDTTQGIVGQTREVLGHVDRLLMEAGSDKTCILSCQIYIADMKDFAGMNEVWDDWVASSHTPPRATVEAKLANPACLVEIVVIAAER; this comes from the coding sequence ATGGAAATTACACGACTGCACGTAGGCAAACGCCTCTCCGAAGTAGCGATACACAACAACACCATCTACCTGGCTGGCCAGATCGCCGAAGACACCACGCAGGGCATCGTCGGCCAGACGCGCGAAGTGCTCGGTCACGTCGATCGTTTGCTGATGGAAGCGGGCAGTGACAAGACTTGCATCCTGTCGTGCCAGATCTACATCGCCGACATGAAGGATTTCGCCGGCATGAATGAGGTGTGGGACGACTGGGTCGCGTCAAGCCACACGCCGCCGCGCGCCACGGTGGAAGCGAAACTGGCCAATCCGGCATGCCTGGTTGAAATCGTCGTCATCGCTGCAGAACGTTAA
- a CDS encoding alpha/beta hydrolase produces MIEASIKSVQCISPAGLHTMSYKEWGAPDNPNVLVCAHGVTRVADDFDNLARAMASDYRVICPDVVGRGRSGWLANPQFYRVPQYVSDMVTLLARVLANGERQTVDWFGTSMGGLIGLGLASLPNSPISKLVLNDIGPTLAPEALQRIGDYIGQDLRFETFEQGAKFVRDVSASFGPHTDAEWHKLAVDVLRQDKDGHWHRHYDMGLAMPFRSATPESAASDEAMLWAAYDAVRCPTLLVRGSESDLLSHETATLMLGRGPKAELVEIAGVGHAPTFVHDDQIAIARKFLLGK; encoded by the coding sequence ATGATCGAAGCGAGCATCAAATCTGTCCAGTGCATTTCCCCCGCAGGCTTGCACACCATGTCCTACAAGGAATGGGGCGCACCGGACAATCCGAACGTGCTCGTCTGCGCCCATGGCGTGACGCGCGTGGCGGACGACTTTGACAACCTGGCCCGCGCCATGGCCAGCGATTACCGCGTGATCTGCCCCGATGTAGTGGGGCGCGGGCGCTCGGGCTGGCTGGCCAACCCGCAGTTTTACCGCGTACCGCAATATGTGAGCGACATGGTGACCCTGCTGGCGCGCGTGCTGGCCAATGGCGAGCGCCAGACGGTGGACTGGTTCGGCACCTCGATGGGCGGCTTGATCGGCCTGGGCCTGGCTTCCTTGCCCAACAGCCCGATCAGCAAGCTGGTCCTGAACGATATCGGCCCGACACTGGCGCCTGAAGCCTTGCAGCGCATCGGCGACTACATCGGCCAGGACTTGCGTTTCGAGACGTTCGAGCAGGGCGCCAAGTTTGTGCGGGACGTGTCCGCCAGCTTCGGCCCGCACACGGACGCGGAATGGCATAAACTGGCAGTGGATGTGTTGCGCCAGGATAAGGATGGCCACTGGCACCGCCACTATGATATGGGACTGGCCATGCCGTTCCGCTCGGCAACGCCGGAATCGGCGGCCAGCGACGAAGCCATGCTGTGGGCCGCGTATGATGCCGTGCGCTGCCCCACCTTGCTGGTGCGCGGGTCGGAATCCGATTTGCTGTCGCACGAGACGGCCACGCTCATGCTGGGCCGCGGTCCGAAGGCGGAGCTGGTGGAAATCGCCGGCGTCGGCCATGCGCCCACTTTTGTCCATGACGACCAGATCGCCATCGCACGCAAGTTTTTGCTGGGCAAGTAA